A window of Luteolibacter flavescens contains these coding sequences:
- a CDS encoding discoidin domain-containing protein yields the protein MRKIGLLMGSLALLPGAGHAQASRYAPYPAAQQPSEGLSWPKGQALPIFAAPAEKLDTIVVQALSKDEQITFSALQGQVNRKQPRILLLDERSGEGRDTWPKTLKLGMAEPLPREAKWDLVKKYAGEVTGVVLYDPSKNPHFRNLAGTAAGIQRALPVTREVMADMKAAGIDLKVVEDLTGLDLPSPMELYAHMHKHYWPKCDRRVIVNAKPHDQRGGGDYHHTRDIAAATGAAVVWLDTQNDKQRDVLRTFFRDMKAGDGIALGWYSTERTGIPLATEFGIGTLPADFFVSGSVYAGTDPRITVPPVPRMPALENKVYISVFISDGDNIQYVQHAMRQAWDGSSEVRGKVPLNWTIAPGLVDIAPGMLNYYYAHATSQDCFVTGPSGMGYLMPVNTLTEPGAPIGPKLTEPARMDGYSRMTETYLQRSGLRVATIWDDMTPMQRASYEKHCRNLYGATVQNFKDVPEVAGGVQNGRLRFDKLVIPYAGSNEHMHGTMVERIREWDGKSPLFLSYQVEAWKMRPERVLALQEQLEREYPGKISLVRADHYFNLMNQAEGVPYNLCLAPETVVKAGAGDAALAMDGSPSTHWSTAEKDKRWLGFDFGAPKEVRRYVIRHAGDGGAEESRNSRAFTIQSSMDGKSWKQVHKVTGNLHNVTDIDLSPVKARYFKVTIDDAGADSTARIAEVEIFGIN from the coding sequence ATGCGAAAGATCGGACTACTGATGGGAAGCCTGGCGCTGCTGCCGGGAGCGGGACATGCGCAGGCCAGCCGCTACGCGCCCTATCCGGCGGCGCAGCAGCCGTCCGAGGGCCTGTCGTGGCCGAAGGGTCAGGCGCTGCCGATCTTCGCGGCTCCGGCGGAGAAGCTGGACACCATCGTGGTGCAGGCTTTGTCGAAGGACGAGCAGATCACTTTTTCCGCCCTTCAGGGTCAGGTGAATCGCAAGCAGCCGCGCATCCTCCTGCTCGACGAGCGCTCGGGAGAAGGCCGGGACACCTGGCCGAAGACCCTGAAACTCGGCATGGCCGAGCCCCTGCCGCGCGAGGCGAAGTGGGACCTGGTGAAAAAGTATGCGGGCGAGGTGACGGGCGTCGTCCTCTACGATCCCTCGAAGAACCCGCATTTCCGCAATCTCGCCGGGACCGCCGCGGGCATCCAGCGTGCCCTGCCGGTGACGCGGGAGGTGATGGCCGACATGAAGGCGGCGGGCATCGATCTGAAGGTGGTGGAGGATCTGACCGGCCTCGACCTGCCATCGCCGATGGAGCTCTACGCCCACATGCACAAGCACTACTGGCCGAAGTGCGACCGGCGCGTGATCGTGAATGCGAAGCCGCACGACCAGCGCGGCGGTGGCGACTACCACCACACGCGCGACATCGCGGCGGCGACCGGTGCCGCGGTGGTGTGGCTGGACACGCAGAATGACAAGCAGCGCGACGTGCTGCGGACCTTCTTCCGCGACATGAAGGCGGGGGACGGCATCGCGCTGGGCTGGTATTCCACGGAGCGCACGGGCATCCCGCTCGCGACGGAATTCGGCATCGGCACCTTGCCCGCGGACTTCTTCGTCAGCGGCAGCGTCTATGCCGGTACGGACCCGCGCATCACGGTGCCGCCGGTGCCGAGGATGCCCGCGCTTGAGAACAAGGTGTACATCTCCGTTTTCATCAGCGACGGCGACAATATCCAGTACGTGCAGCACGCGATGCGGCAGGCCTGGGACGGCTCGTCGGAGGTGCGCGGGAAGGTGCCGCTGAATTGGACCATCGCGCCCGGCCTGGTGGACATCGCGCCGGGGATGCTGAATTACTACTATGCCCATGCGACTTCGCAGGACTGCTTCGTCACCGGTCCCTCCGGCATGGGCTACCTGATGCCAGTGAATACCCTCACCGAGCCCGGCGCGCCCATCGGGCCGAAGCTCACCGAGCCCGCCCGCATGGATGGATACTCGCGGATGACGGAGACCTATCTCCAGCGCTCCGGCCTGCGCGTGGCGACCATCTGGGACGACATGACGCCGATGCAGCGCGCATCGTACGAAAAGCACTGCCGCAATCTCTACGGCGCGACCGTGCAGAACTTCAAGGATGTGCCGGAGGTCGCGGGCGGCGTGCAAAACGGGCGGCTGCGCTTTGACAAGCTGGTCATCCCCTACGCCGGGTCGAACGAGCACATGCACGGCACCATGGTGGAGAGGATCCGCGAGTGGGACGGGAAGTCGCCGCTCTTCCTCAGCTACCAGGTCGAGGCGTGGAAGATGCGCCCGGAGCGCGTGCTCGCGCTGCAGGAACAGCTCGAGCGCGAGTATCCGGGCAAGATCAGCCTCGTCCGGGCGGACCACTACTTCAACCTGATGAACCAGGCGGAAGGCGTGCCCTACAATCTCTGCCTCGCGCCGGAGACCGTTGTGAAAGCGGGCGCGGGTGACGCCGCGCTGGCCATGGACGGCTCGCCCTCCACGCACTGGTCCACCGCGGAGAAGGACAAGCGCTGGCTCGGCTTCGACTTCGGCGCGCCGAAGGAAGTCCGCCGCTACGTGATCCGGCACGCGGGTGACGGCGGTGCGGAGGAAAGCCGGAATTCCCGCGCTTTCACGATCCAGTCCAGCATGGACGGGAAGTCATGGAAACAGGTCCACAAGGTGACAGGCAACCTCCACAATGTCACCGACATCGACCTGTCTCCGGTGAAGGCCCGCTATTTCAAGGTCACCATCGACGACGCCGGAGCCGACAGCACCGCGCGCATCGCCGAAGTGGAGATTTTCGGAATAAATTGA